A region of the Leeuwenhoekiella sp. MAR_2009_132 genome:
ATATGTTCTTTCTGACGCGCTATAAGGTCAGGAGATGGAATCTTATCCCGTTTCTGAGCATTCACCTTGCCCGCTGAAGGCAACAGGTTCCAGAGGTCGTTATTTTTCCACACCGAAAATGGAATGACGTGATCTATAGCATAGCTGGTGATACGTTTCCCGGTCCATACGCAATATACCTGACCTTGGGTGTTGAGTATATCTTGATACAGTTTTTTAGACTCTGCAATATGACGTGCGGTTATCGGACTTTTTAAAACTTCGTTTAGTACACGATTTACAGAAAGTTCCTGTCCCGAAGCTGTAACCGAAAACTCCGCCCATTTAAACAATATAGCATCTTGCCCACCAATAAAACTACCCAATACCTTAAATGCCTCGTAATACTCCAAGGGAATGGTAAAAGAACCGAATTCCGTAATCAGGTACTCCAAATCCAGATGTTGCGATTTTCTCAGCGGTTTATTTTGATACTCAAATAGGGAATAGTATTCATTAGTGATCGACCGGCCTATATATTTCATAGGCATCTTAGTCACCGTATCCCGTATTTTTTTAATTAGTTTGAAGAATACATCCTGTAAATCTTCTGGAATCCCTGTAATCTTCAAGTCGTTGTAAAATGCAGAAAAACCACCTCAAGAACAATAGCCCTCAATCAATTTCTTAAAGGGTTCACTAAAGGCCAGATTCGCACTCCCGTTAATCTGCGGGATGCTGGTATCTGATTCTAAAATAGTATAATAATACAAAAGCCACTTTTCGATAAGTAAGCCTGTAGGGATTTGTACTCGGTCGCCGCTTACAAGAAGATAGGGAGAGTTTTCCTGTATGAGATCAATCACCCCCCGTAAAGTGCAAACTTATACGTTGTACTTTTACTATCCCGGGCTATAATTTTGCTGATGTTGTAAAAGGTCTGATTGTCCAAAAAAAAGTCTCTGTGGTTAATGGATTGATAATTCTATAATAGAATTTTTAATCCTTAATTATTAATGTCAATTCCCATTCATTCTTGAATTAAAACCAATTACTAATTTTCCTTAGAGATCTACGAACTGTTTATAAATGAATAGTTTGTTTTCAGCTTCTTATTTTAGCCTCTCAAGCTTATCTATATACTCATCTATAGAAATATTTGGATTTTCTTTAAATAGGTTAATAGCCTCTTCGGTACCACCACTAAAAAAAACTTTCATTTGCACTTCAATCATTTCCTTAAAATCGGAAGTTTTTGATAGCTCCATAAAGTCTTTAAAATTTGGCACATATTCATTTTTGGGAATTAAGGAAATAAATATTTCGTAATACTTTTTATCAATTTCTCTTAGAACCTCCGTAAAATCTTTCTGGAGGTAAACATCGATATAATTATTTATTTCTTTTGCCGTTTTTTTACTTATCTGTTTAGCAACAATTCTTAAATACTCTTCAATATCTTTTAAAATCTCATCGATTAAAACTTCAGATCCTGTGTTTAAAACTTGATCTTCAAAATTAGGGGTTTTAAAAAAAGGAAGTAAAAATTGTTTTCTTAGAGAATCTAATCTTTTTCCTACCCCTTCTAATTGATAGTAGGTAATTGGATCATATTTTTTGAGTTGATTATTTGCTTCATCTAAATCTTTAAAACAATCATCATTTATAAATTCAGTATTTAGTATTAAGCCAGGTAAATATTTTTTAGGGAGAATTGTTTCTATTTTATCATCAGAAAAAATCCTGCTTAGAGATTCAAGCTTTGTTAGATAATGCCATACATTTAAGAGGTTGGAAAGGATTGTATTCAATTCCTTTTCTTTCTCAATGTCAATATCCTTTCTCTTGCTTTTTATACCTAAAAAATAAGTCAAAAAAGCAGCTATAAAAGGGCCAATAAGTGCAACAATTTTAAATGTAGTTTCGATCGTTTTTATTTTTTTAAATATTAAGACTCGCTTTCTAAATCAGAAATACTTTAAACCTATTATTCTTGAATTTTTTTAATTAAATGCCTAATAAACAGAATGGCTACAGGTTATTTGCTAAATTCCATTATCTAATAACTATTTTTCAACCTGATCAATCACTTTGTTTGCCGCACCTCTGAATTTTTGAGTTTTGAGCATTTTATCGAATAGAGCTATGGTTTTGTTTAGGTACTTTGGATTCTTTACTTCTAAACTAGATAGTGAGTTGTAAATTCCGATCAGGACTTTAACAGGTTCGTCATCATAATAGCCTGCTTGAGAAATATCCGGTTTGTCGTAGGTGTTCACGTGTCCTAGAATTTCAAGACATTCAACTGGATGTTTTTTGGCACATTTAAGCAGATATTCGAAATAGTAGTGCGGCTCTTTTCTGGCGACATTTGATCGGGCGTATTTTTTAAGCAATGGGTAAACCTCTAAGAACATTTCTGGCGTAAGGTCGAAAAATGTAGACGAATACTCTTGTATTACTCTTTGATCGGTGGAGTGACGAAACCTCAGAAAGATTTGGCGGCATTTTGCCCGAACACTTTCTTTTTTATCTGCAAGATTTTTGACGGCCATATCGACCAGCTTTGCTTTTGCTTCATCACTGATTTTAAGCAGTGAGTTTAAAAGTTGATAGCTTCCTTTTTTTTCTTTCAACCATGCTCCGCCCAAAACAACGGCAATTGAACCGTGTATGGACTCTATTTTTATTGCTCGTTGGAAGTAGTCGCTAAGCTTATCGAAATTGTTGTTGATTAAGTATTGAACCGACCAGATGGAATGCTTCATGATTTCTGGCTCGTTGGTGTTTACCAGTTTTAGAAATATTTCTAGCGTTTTTTGCTCATTGAGGTGCATAAGCATCGCAAGACGTGGCATTATTGCAACGCGAACACTAAGATTTGGGTCCTCTGCTATTTGGTTAAGTGCTTCAAAAACAAGGTTTTCAAAAGTGGGGTTGAAATAGACCTCACTGATTCTCCCTGCGGCTGATCCGCGTACACTATTTGCGCCATCCATTAATACGTCATTGCGTATGGTGTTCCCTTCCGGGTCAGGGTGATTCTTGGCAATTTCGATCAAGTATTTCAGTACTTGCTGATCCAGAATTTTGGCTTCTATGAAGTATGAGGATACCCAAACGAAGTAAAGCGTGTATTCCCGATCAAATGGAATGGACATGGCTTTTTTGTAAATGCGCTGCACTTCGGTGGGGTTGTATTTCGAATCTTTTAAACCCGTAAGGCCTGCGATTATATATTGGTAGGGTACTTCGTTCTCGTCAATCAGTTCTTCGATGAAAGGAAAGAAATGTGACCCCTTATTTTGTACCTCTGCCTGAAATGCTCGGGAGTGCTCTGAAAGTGACCCTCTGGAAGATGCTAACTCGGCTTTATATTCTGCATTATATTTTTTAAATGTTTGCTCCCATTGATCGAATGTCATCTTATCATATGCCGAACTGTCCATTGGCGGACCAACGCCATATGTTTTAATCTTATTTGGTTCTTCATCCATGACAGTCTTAAACTTTCTTTGAAGTTCTTGGAAGCTTTTTTTTAGTATTGGTTTTGCCATCACTTCGCTTAGTGGTAAGGAAGTTAAATAGAGGAATTGATGGTAACCGTACCACTTTAGCCTATGATGTTTTTTCCCGTTTTCATCCTGATAAATATCCAGTTCATATTTTGATTTAATAGAAAGCAGAATCCTGTCTATTTGATCTTTCTGAGAGTTATCAAAATGTGGATAAACTGTAGTTAATACCTGCCGGAACTGGAATTGAATCTTATCGTCACCATCCAGTCCATCTTTTTGATGAAATAGCTCCATTAGCTGAAATATATCGTTTACGTAATGGGCGGGGTTTGCCGATAACCCGTAGAACAATAATCTTAATATGGTAATGGAATTACTGTTCAGATGATCAGCAAAAAACTGGTCGAACCACGGAGTAGTCTGTTGTGCTTGCTCTTGCACTTTATCTACAAGCAGATGATATATAGCGTCGTATCCATGAGAACGGCCATTAAGCTCATAGTTGAACAACCAAAAGCTAAAGTCAATGTATAGTTTTGATTTATCTTCGCCACTTGTCTTTGCTATAATCTGATTGATAATGTCCAGAGTCAAGTCAAGCGTTTTATTAGTGTCAACCTCGAACATCCTTTTTAATAGTTTTTCGTCTTGATGTTCAAAATTGGGTTTGTCTTTTCGATCCTTGATTGCTTGAATTTTTTTAAGGCAAATATCCTTGTACTTCTGTTTGACCCAATCAAAATCAAATTTTAATGCATCCTTGAGTATATTATAGTAACCAAAACTATCAAAACCAGCTTTGACATCATTTTTTTCAAAGAGCTGGAAAGCCGCTGGAATATCCCACTCTTTAACGTGATAGAGCAAACGTGAAACGAATCTCGCTTTTCCTTTAAATTCAGGACAGTTCAATAGAAAGTCACAAACAGATTGTCTGCTTTTTGGTAATTGTTTAACTAAAATCTGCCACAACAGGTTTATCTGTGCATCCCATTTTTCA
Encoded here:
- a CDS encoding NACHT domain-containing protein gives rise to the protein MALSYNQPEISEAKNRPATSSNKGYPYSALDHRRFEELLYSIGKLRLEKDWKDKYDEINLLQGVRERGRDCSLHLNGNSLGLIQCKHSIDSGNRISRPECAREIIKFVLHYLLDKRLIYNPKNFTYWFAVSYGFNEKAKDLLDDFNREILKQTELKDWTETVINANEELKHLKYNDIEQELKTVLASIAIKKVIPQDLDTLLNSNGFQSIIKTFFEVKMVVESEPVEKLMEELKKQSKYQNTSNIPVQVILQKFDHASHYLTDYNSSFEGVANSHIKRKETNDLLHWIKSPLGEKEKAVVLLVGSAGSGKTVIIKDVFLRLKETGIPTIALKADRLYAESINELQNKIDLGDSFEKVVRTLSEASERVVVLIDQIDALSQSLSAKREFLDAYNLLVRKLIDIDRVRVVISVRAYDLYYDNELKFYKNQKSFKVDLLNVGDVKQVLAKLGIRENELPGQLLNLLQTPHHLNVFCKVYDSQTNLQSITTLHDLYESLWVQQITTVTITSPTCSDKCTSLVFAIADQMHKEQRISTPAKQFSLSFKDEFDYLRSNGIITETDKEVQFFHQTFFDFVFAKQFVQNGNSVTRYILENHQGLFIRSSLKMILGFLREEDHAQFIKALNAILFSSKYRFHIKLMLLNLLGFEEAPTLEEKQLVKSRILPSKELKLPFLESVAGNSWFSFLIREGELNKLITQKIGWHNKLAERDWGKANKVVDKIKTLVHYKNTSEKWDAQINLLWQILVKQLPKSRQSVCDFLLNCPEFKGKARFVSRLLYHVKEWDIPAAFQLFEKNDVKAGFDSFGYYNILKDALKFDFDWVKQKYKDICLKKIQAIKDRKDKPNFEHQDEKLLKRMFEVDTNKTLDLTLDIINQIIAKTSGEDKSKLYIDFSFWLFNYELNGRSHGYDAIYHLLVDKVQEQAQQTTPWFDQFFADHLNSNSITILRLLFYGLSANPAHYVNDIFQLMELFHQKDGLDGDDKIQFQFRQVLTTVYPHFDNSQKDQIDRILLSIKSKYELDIYQDENGKKHHRLKWYGYHQFLYLTSLPLSEVMAKPILKKSFQELQRKFKTVMDEEPNKIKTYGVGPPMDSSAYDKMTFDQWEQTFKKYNAEYKAELASSRGSLSEHSRAFQAEVQNKGSHFFPFIEELIDENEVPYQYIIAGLTGLKDSKYNPTEVQRIYKKAMSIPFDREYTLYFVWVSSYFIEAKILDQQVLKYLIEIAKNHPDPEGNTIRNDVLMDGANSVRGSAAGRISEVYFNPTFENLVFEALNQIAEDPNLSVRVAIMPRLAMLMHLNEQKTLEIFLKLVNTNEPEIMKHSIWSVQYLINNNFDKLSDYFQRAIKIESIHGSIAVVLGGAWLKEKKGSYQLLNSLLKISDEAKAKLVDMAVKNLADKKESVRAKCRQIFLRFRHSTDQRVIQEYSSTFFDLTPEMFLEVYPLLKKYARSNVARKEPHYYFEYLLKCAKKHPVECLEILGHVNTYDKPDISQAGYYDDEPVKVLIGIYNSLSSLEVKNPKYLNKTIALFDKMLKTQKFRGAANKVIDQVEK
- a CDS encoding HNH endonuclease domain-containing protein; translation: MKITGIPEDLQDVFFKLIKKIRDTVTKMPMKYIGRSITNEYYSLFEYQNKPLRKSQHLDLEYLITEFGSFTIPLEYYEAFKVLGSFIGGQDAILFKWAEFSVTASGQELSVNRVLNEVLKSPITARHIAESKKLYQDILNTQGQVYCVWTGKRITSYAIDHVIPFSVWKNNDLWNLLPSAGKVNAQKRDKIPSPDLIARQKEHILEYWELLYHNQEQRFQKEIQVALLGNHGFDTWKQKGISQLQNSCKYLIETRGFEEWDIRKP